A single Natranaerobius thermophilus JW/NM-WN-LF DNA region contains:
- a CDS encoding ABC transporter permease, which yields MLLTYGQLFRGFHLGNFFPLLVSDEILFSIGFSLATSLSALLLSFLIGIPSAYILARENFPGKGILESFLYLPVFLPPLVSGLALVLLVSQGAGGFLESRGIEFMFSSLGVVTAQAFIATPLAIRSFQTAFQSVDPKLEQAAESLGDSPGKVFYEITFPLAWKGILTGLLLAWARALGEFGATIMLAGAIRMKTETLPISIYLNMSLGNLENAIAVGILMLIIAVVILTIFHYLIGFSSIKNRLPYR from the coding sequence TTGCTGCTAACTTACGGTCAGTTATTCCGTGGTTTTCATCTCGGGAACTTTTTTCCACTTTTAGTAAGTGATGAGATCCTGTTTTCTATTGGCTTTAGCCTGGCTACATCGTTGTCAGCCTTGTTGCTGTCTTTTTTAATCGGAATTCCCTCGGCCTATATTCTGGCTCGGGAAAACTTCCCAGGGAAAGGTATTTTGGAGTCATTTTTATACCTACCCGTATTTTTACCACCTTTGGTCAGTGGTTTGGCCCTGGTATTGCTTGTATCCCAGGGAGCGGGAGGTTTTTTGGAATCAAGAGGAATAGAGTTTATGTTCAGCTCATTGGGGGTAGTAACCGCCCAGGCATTTATTGCAACACCTTTAGCAATTAGATCCTTTCAAACGGCTTTTCAGAGTGTTGATCCTAAATTGGAGCAAGCAGCAGAAAGTCTGGGTGACTCTCCTGGAAAAGTGTTCTATGAAATTACATTTCCCTTGGCATGGAAGGGGATTTTAACTGGATTACTTTTAGCATGGGCCAGGGCTTTGGGTGAGTTCGGAGCTACTATCATGCTAGCGGGAGCTATAAGAATGAAGACAGAGACATTACCTATATCAATTTATTTAAACATGTCCCTGGGCAACTTAGAAAATGCTATAGCTGTAGGTATATTAATGCTGATTATTGCTGTAGTCATTTTAACTATTTTTCACTATCTGATCGGATTTTCCTCTATCAAAAATAGGCTTCCTTACAGATAA
- a CDS encoding molybdate ABC transporter substrate-binding protein translates to MLYKKLVVMFLVLALLFVGLLGCTLQEQIDPFSFLRSSTSTDRNNQTSQGGQEFIIYCAATVKAPVTELLEQYREKQNQTNDPDQIKVDHTELTGDQGNEIQIIYGNSGELLSQLQSSPGGGVYIPGDPQFLDKLAQMSVNSQYDTTDKYTMAEHYPVLVTNDELGDQLKSLTDLKQLDPEDDNAPSFLLVKPDLSALSDSSERLIENADLTSHVEENLRGRVGTANQVPMYLSLGIGDIGITWSSNYLRFQDELSLIEYPNELIRTVPITGMAVAEEGDDQALERKQAFLEFLVSDEASQVFERHGY, encoded by the coding sequence GTGCTATATAAAAAGTTGGTAGTTATGTTTTTGGTTTTAGCACTCCTATTCGTTGGATTGCTTGGTTGTACTTTGCAGGAACAGATAGACCCATTCTCCTTTTTAAGATCTTCAACATCCACAGATAGAAATAATCAAACCAGCCAGGGTGGTCAGGAGTTCATTATTTACTGTGCTGCTACTGTCAAAGCTCCTGTTACTGAGTTGTTGGAACAGTACCGAGAAAAGCAGAACCAGACTAATGACCCGGACCAAATCAAAGTAGATCATACAGAGTTAACGGGCGATCAAGGTAATGAAATACAAATAATCTATGGTAATAGTGGAGAACTCCTGTCCCAGTTGCAGTCAAGTCCGGGTGGAGGAGTTTATATTCCAGGGGATCCTCAATTTTTGGATAAACTAGCTCAAATGTCCGTAAATAGCCAGTATGATACCACGGATAAATACACCATGGCCGAGCATTATCCGGTTTTGGTAACTAATGATGAACTAGGAGATCAGTTAAAATCCCTAACTGACCTAAAACAGTTGGATCCTGAGGATGACAATGCCCCCAGCTTTTTGCTGGTAAAACCAGATCTCAGTGCCCTGAGTGACAGTAGTGAACGCCTGATTGAAAATGCCGATCTAACTTCCCATGTAGAAGAGAATTTAAGGGGGCGGGTGGGAACTGCTAATCAAGTGCCCATGTATCTCAGTCTAGGCATTGGAGATATAGGTATCACCTGGTCCAGTAATTATCTTCGCTTTCAAGATGAACTATCTTTAATAGAATATCCCAATGAACTGATCCGAACAGTACCCATAACGGGGATGGCTGTAGCTGAAGAGGGAGATGATCAGGCCCTGGAGCGAAAGCAGGCTTTTTTGGAGTTCTTGGTATCTGATGAGGCGTCACAGGTTTTTGAAAGACATGGTTACTAA
- a CDS encoding ATP-binding cassette domain-containing protein, whose product MINIKLVKKLPEFQLNVNFQSQSSLIMLEGPSGSGKSTLLNCISGIENPESGVISIDNSTFFNSQTGEYLPPAQRGIGYCFQDFRLFPHKTVKENILYGIKSKASKLRLANSQKNSNQELLDYINRNLEISQSLLERYPSKLSGGEQQRVALARSLMRGTNLLLLDEPFNALDKKLRQQVITFVQDWIKEFGIPTILVSHQNDSRYFQNVTGTLVQGHYHYGKLTWASSDAASCVGDGKSAI is encoded by the coding sequence GTGATCAATATTAAGCTAGTCAAAAAACTACCGGAATTCCAATTAAACGTAAATTTTCAATCCCAGTCCTCCTTGATCATGCTGGAAGGCCCTTCGGGTTCTGGTAAAAGTACCCTCCTGAATTGTATCAGTGGTATAGAAAATCCCGAATCCGGTGTTATAAGTATTGATAATAGCACCTTTTTTAACTCTCAAACAGGAGAGTACTTACCACCGGCCCAGCGTGGAATTGGCTACTGTTTTCAAGATTTTCGTTTGTTTCCTCACAAGACGGTCAAAGAAAATATTCTATACGGAATTAAATCCAAAGCCAGTAAATTAAGGTTGGCGAATTCCCAAAAAAATAGTAATCAAGAACTACTAGATTATATAAACAGAAATTTAGAGATTTCCCAATCACTACTGGAGAGATATCCATCTAAATTATCCGGTGGCGAGCAGCAGAGGGTAGCCCTGGCTCGGTCACTGATGAGAGGAACAAACTTGCTTTTACTAGATGAACCATTCAACGCCCTAGATAAAAAATTGCGCCAACAGGTGATAACCTTTGTCCAGGATTGGATTAAAGAGTTTGGGATTCCGACCATTTTAGTATCCCATCAAAATGATAGTAGATATTTCCAAAATGTTACAGGAACCTTGGTGCAAGGTCACTACCACTATGGGAAACTAACCTGGGCCTCAAGTGATGCTGCAAGTTGTGTAGGTGATGGCAAAAGTGCTATATAA
- the yqeB gene encoding selenium-dependent molybdenum cofactor biosynthesis protein YqeB yields the protein MISEPTTNEPTMSESTMIEPPMSKPTNDIYDNLVLIKGAGDLATGVAHRLFRAGIPVMMTEISRPTVVRRTVAFAEAVFDGSAQVERVTANLIQKPEDRTKVLEAGEIPLLVDPELNCLETVRPQILVEATLAKKNTGISKDDAPIVIALGPGYIAGQDVDAVVETKRGHYLGRVVYQGRALPNTGVPGEVAGYTRERVLYSPGTGMIENFARIGDKVEAGEQVALVEGQPIRAQVSGVLRGMIRQGLKVKQGMKVGDVDPRADVEHCWTISDKARSVAGGVLEASLALSRSKI from the coding sequence ATGATAAGTGAGCCAACTACAAATGAGCCAACTATGAGTGAGTCAACCATGATTGAGCCACCCATGAGTAAGCCAACCAACGATATTTATGATAACTTGGTTTTGATAAAAGGTGCCGGTGATCTGGCTACAGGAGTAGCTCACAGATTATTTCGGGCCGGAATACCTGTAATGATGACTGAGATTTCCAGACCTACTGTGGTGCGAAGAACGGTAGCCTTTGCCGAAGCCGTCTTTGATGGAAGTGCCCAGGTGGAGCGGGTTACTGCCAACTTGATTCAAAAGCCAGAAGACAGAACAAAGGTATTGGAGGCGGGGGAGATCCCCCTGTTGGTTGATCCAGAGCTTAACTGTTTGGAAACAGTCCGGCCCCAGATTTTAGTGGAGGCCACCCTGGCGAAAAAGAATACAGGCATATCTAAGGACGATGCTCCTATAGTCATTGCCCTGGGACCTGGATATATAGCTGGTCAGGACGTGGATGCCGTGGTAGAGACCAAGAGGGGCCATTATTTAGGACGGGTTGTCTATCAGGGAAGAGCCCTTCCCAATACTGGAGTACCGGGAGAAGTTGCGGGTTACACCCGGGAGCGGGTACTGTATTCTCCTGGAACCGGAATGATAGAGAACTTTGCTAGGATTGGTGACAAAGTAGAAGCCGGTGAGCAGGTGGCTTTGGTGGAGGGCCAGCCCATTAGAGCCCAAGTATCGGGAGTATTAAGAGGTATGATCAGACAAGGTCTAAAAGTGAAACAAGGCATGAAAGTAGGGGATGTTGATCCCCGGGCCGATGTGGAACACTGCTGGACCATTTCCGATAAAGCCAGGTCTGTTGCCGGTGGGGTACTGGAAGCTAGCCTGGCCCTGTCAAGATCAAAAATCTAA
- a CDS encoding XdhC family protein: MNNREFYQLVIDALKEKTPCAVATVVKSSGSSPAREGAKMLVYEDGSIAGTVGGGALEARTIEEGLNCIQTNQPKFLDYSLSKGEASELGMVCGGNASIFVEPMLTSPELVLVGAGHISQEVAKLAQNLDYQITVMDDRAEFASRENFPGAHDIYSGEIEETLLEFSIGPNTYIVIVTRGHAHDQKALETVLDSQAAYIGMIGSKNKVREVVNSLKDKGYSQEQIDRIYAPIGLDIGGNTPPEIAVSIIAEIQKVRYKGEGRNDK, from the coding sequence ATGAATAATCGAGAGTTTTACCAACTAGTGATCGATGCACTTAAGGAGAAAACTCCGTGTGCAGTAGCAACAGTAGTAAAATCATCTGGTTCCAGTCCTGCTAGAGAAGGAGCTAAAATGCTGGTTTATGAAGATGGCAGCATTGCAGGTACTGTAGGCGGGGGTGCTCTAGAGGCCAGGACAATAGAAGAAGGTCTTAATTGCATCCAAACTAATCAACCTAAATTTTTGGACTATAGTTTGAGCAAAGGAGAGGCTTCAGAATTGGGAATGGTTTGTGGTGGTAATGCCAGTATTTTCGTAGAACCAATGTTGACATCTCCCGAACTGGTACTAGTAGGGGCAGGTCATATTTCCCAGGAAGTGGCTAAGCTGGCTCAGAACTTGGATTATCAGATCACTGTAATGGACGATCGGGCGGAATTTGCCTCTCGAGAAAATTTTCCCGGAGCCCATGATATATATTCCGGAGAAATTGAAGAAACTCTATTGGAGTTTTCCATAGGGCCAAACACTTACATTGTAATTGTGACTCGAGGACATGCCCACGATCAAAAAGCCCTGGAAACGGTTTTAGATTCTCAGGCGGCCTATATTGGCATGATTGGCAGTAAAAATAAGGTGAGAGAAGTGGTGAACAGTTTAAAGGATAAGGGTTACAGTCAGGAACAGATTGATAGGATCTACGCACCTATAGGCCTTGATATAGGTGGGAATACTCCTCCGGAGATTGCTGTCAGCATTATTGCCGAGATTCAAAAGGTCAGATATAAGGGGGAGGGCCGAAATGATAAGTGA
- a CDS encoding molybdopterin-binding protein yields MKYEYVKTREAVGMVIPHDITGIKPGEFKGAKFKKGHVITEQDIPVLLSLGKEHIYSMKLEDGEVHEDEAGTRIAQAVSGHGIAFKGPGEGKVDLLAEVPGLLKVNVSSLTRINALDKVILASLHNNTPVKEDGKLAGTRVIPLVVSEQVVQEVEEICREEGPVISVKPFEKLEMGVLVTGQEVYQGRVEDAFYPVLKEKAREHGLTDPRVCYAPDDPCEISTNIQALIDQEVDLVVVTGGMSVDPDDVTPKGIRMSGAQTISYGAPVLPGAMFLMAYHPGNQAKEAKLGENRPKAKDSFDVSNSGDAKDPANPSHDRKEVGADKVNFRENPRENPRENPREVPREIPVVGLPACGMFFQTTVFDLIFPRLLAGERVSSEEIAALGHGGLCLQCEQCKYPNCQFGKGSV; encoded by the coding sequence ATGAAATACGAGTATGTAAAAACTCGAGAAGCTGTTGGTATGGTGATTCCCCATGATATAACAGGAATCAAACCTGGTGAATTCAAGGGAGCTAAATTTAAAAAGGGACATGTCATTACCGAACAGGATATTCCGGTATTACTTTCTTTAGGAAAAGAACATATCTATTCAATGAAATTAGAAGACGGAGAGGTTCATGAAGACGAGGCCGGAACCCGCATTGCCCAAGCTGTTAGCGGTCACGGGATTGCCTTCAAGGGTCCGGGGGAAGGGAAGGTAGATCTATTGGCTGAAGTCCCCGGATTATTGAAAGTAAATGTATCTTCTTTAACTCGGATTAATGCTTTGGATAAAGTGATTTTGGCTTCATTACACAATAATACTCCGGTAAAAGAGGATGGAAAACTTGCCGGTACCAGGGTGATCCCCCTGGTAGTTTCAGAACAGGTAGTCCAAGAAGTAGAAGAGATTTGCCGAGAAGAGGGCCCTGTGATTTCAGTAAAACCCTTTGAAAAATTGGAGATGGGTGTTTTGGTAACAGGTCAGGAAGTTTATCAGGGGCGGGTAGAAGATGCCTTCTATCCCGTACTGAAAGAAAAAGCCAGAGAGCATGGTTTGACAGATCCTCGGGTTTGCTACGCCCCTGACGATCCTTGTGAAATCAGTACTAATATTCAGGCCTTGATTGATCAGGAGGTCGATTTAGTAGTGGTTACAGGGGGAATGTCCGTTGATCCCGACGATGTTACTCCCAAGGGGATTCGCATGAGTGGTGCCCAAACTATCAGTTATGGAGCCCCCGTGCTTCCAGGTGCTATGTTTTTGATGGCTTATCATCCTGGGAATCAGGCGAAAGAGGCCAAACTAGGAGAAAACAGACCAAAGGCAAAGGATTCATTTGATGTATCTAATTCAGGTGATGCAAAAGATCCAGCTAATCCAAGTCACGACAGGAAAGAAGTCGGAGCTGATAAAGTTAACTTCAGGGAGAATCCCAGGGAAAATCCAAGGGAAAATCCCAGGGAAGTTCCCAGAGAAATTCCCGTAGTAGGCCTACCTGCCTGTGGCATGTTCTTTCAAACTACCGTTTTCGATTTAATTTTTCCCAGGTTGTTGGCAGGGGAACGGGTTAGTTCAGAGGAAATCGCCGCTCTTGGTCATGGCGGTCTCTGTCTTCAGTGTGAACAATGCAAGTATCCCAACTGTCAATTTGGAAAGGGGAGTGTATAA
- a CDS encoding transketolase family protein, whose translation MANIGEKIPTRKAYGETLIELGQERSDIVVLDADLSKSTKTAGFQKEFPERFFNVGISEADLMGTAAGFATTGKTVFASTFAIFATGRAYDQVRNSICYPKLNVKIAATHCGLTVGEDGASHQMLEDMALMRALPNMKVMVPADATSARALVKEAASFKGPCYIRLGRPGVPVIYEEGEQFTIGQGKLLKKGEDVTIVACGHMVERANKAAEELKEQGISAEVLDMYSVKPIDKQLIIDSAKKTGAVVTAEEHNMFGGLGEAVASVLTEKCPVPLRKVAVNDTFGESGKAEDLMDKYGLTSQDIVEQSKNVIKFKQS comes from the coding sequence ATGGCAAATATCGGCGAAAAAATACCTACCAGAAAGGCCTATGGTGAGACGCTAATCGAACTAGGTCAAGAGCGTTCAGATATAGTGGTTTTAGATGCCGACCTGTCTAAATCAACTAAGACTGCAGGTTTTCAAAAGGAATTCCCAGAGCGATTTTTCAATGTGGGAATTTCGGAAGCTGATCTCATGGGGACTGCAGCTGGTTTTGCTACTACAGGTAAAACGGTGTTTGCTAGTACCTTTGCTATATTTGCTACTGGTAGAGCTTATGATCAGGTGCGAAACTCCATCTGTTATCCCAAATTAAATGTAAAAATTGCCGCCACCCATTGTGGCTTAACTGTAGGAGAAGACGGGGCTTCCCATCAAATGCTAGAAGATATGGCCTTGATGCGAGCTCTTCCCAATATGAAAGTCATGGTGCCTGCTGATGCTACTTCTGCCAGAGCTTTGGTGAAAGAAGCGGCCAGCTTTAAAGGCCCTTGTTATATCAGATTGGGAAGACCGGGAGTACCTGTGATTTACGAAGAAGGAGAACAGTTTACCATTGGCCAAGGAAAGCTGTTGAAAAAGGGTGAAGATGTCACTATAGTTGCCTGTGGTCACATGGTAGAACGAGCTAATAAAGCTGCTGAGGAACTGAAAGAACAGGGGATTTCGGCAGAGGTTCTGGATATGTACTCTGTCAAGCCAATTGATAAACAGTTGATCATTGATAGTGCCAAGAAAACAGGAGCCGTAGTAACTGCTGAAGAACATAATATGTTTGGTGGCCTGGGTGAGGCCGTGGCATCTGTCTTAACTGAAAAGTGTCCTGTTCCCCTGCGAAAAGTAGCTGTGAACGATACCTTTGGTGAAAGCGGAAAAGCCGAAGATCTAATGGATAAATACGGATTGACTTCTCAAGATATTGTGGAACAGTCCAAAAACGTGATTAAATTTAAGCAAAGCTAA
- a CDS encoding transketolase — protein sequence MAITAKEKSYLSEMAYKIRVETLKMLNKAESGHPGGSLSMADILSSLYFKHMNIDPENGEDPDRDRLVLSKGHGVPGLYSVLALKGFFPLDELQTLRDINSRLQGHPDRKGTPGIEMTTGSLGQGLSAANGMALAAKMDGRDYNVYCILGDGEIQEGQIWEAAMTASHYKIDNLIGILDYNGLQIDGKVEDIMDPGPVSDKWRAFGWYVIETDGHDLEKFNAAIEEAKGVKDQPVMIVADTVKGKGVSYMENVVDWHGKAPGDEELEQALEELEQGLAGTRGEE from the coding sequence ATGGCCATCACGGCTAAAGAAAAAAGTTATCTCAGTGAAATGGCGTATAAAATCAGGGTAGAAACTTTAAAGATGCTTAATAAAGCAGAATCAGGCCATCCGGGCGGTTCCCTGTCCATGGCTGATATATTATCTTCCCTTTATTTTAAGCATATGAATATAGACCCTGAAAACGGAGAAGATCCCGATAGAGACAGATTGGTACTGAGTAAGGGCCATGGAGTGCCCGGCCTTTATTCTGTATTGGCTTTAAAGGGTTTCTTTCCCTTAGATGAATTACAAACCTTGAGAGACATTAATTCCAGGCTGCAAGGTCATCCCGATAGAAAAGGTACACCGGGTATCGAGATGACAACTGGATCTTTGGGTCAAGGCCTGTCAGCAGCTAATGGTATGGCCCTGGCTGCCAAGATGGACGGTCGAGACTACAATGTTTACTGCATTTTGGGTGATGGTGAGATCCAGGAAGGTCAAATTTGGGAAGCGGCCATGACAGCTTCTCATTACAAGATCGATAATTTGATTGGCATTTTGGATTACAATGGCCTGCAAATCGACGGTAAAGTTGAAGACATTATGGATCCTGGCCCGGTTTCCGATAAATGGCGAGCCTTTGGCTGGTATGTTATTGAGACCGATGGTCATGATCTGGAAAAGTTTAATGCAGCTATCGAAGAAGCCAAGGGAGTTAAAGATCAACCTGTAATGATCGTGGCAGATACTGTTAAAGGCAAAGGAGTTTCATACATGGAAAATGTAGTTGACTGGCACGGTAAGGCGCCAGGAGACGAGGAACTAGAGCAGGCATTAGAAGAACTTGAACAAGGCCTAGCAGGCACAAGGGGGGAAGAGTAA
- a CDS encoding YitT family protein, whose translation MKKIVFKESHKKKLKELILDFIGIAIGCAIAAAGMNAFLIPNQLAAGGVSGLGIVLLYVLGIPVGLTVLAFNIPLLIAEGKIMGVKYTVRTIFGAIMFSVLIEAFTFVPDVTGDIFLSAIYGGLTVGLGLGIVFRNRGTTGGTALAAQLLQKFTGLTMGQGIVGFDMVIIATSAIFFGAEIALYALVSLFVSSKVIDMVEQGFGQEKAAFIISNKSKEISEEILHQLGRGVTNITAKGGYTGEDREVLFAVVSRTEISKMKYLVYSQDENAFLIVTNASEVMGEGFKAVDPEEL comes from the coding sequence ATGAAAAAGATAGTTTTTAAAGAAAGTCACAAAAAGAAGTTAAAGGAACTTATCCTGGATTTTATCGGGATAGCCATCGGGTGTGCCATTGCAGCAGCGGGTATGAATGCCTTTTTAATCCCCAATCAATTGGCTGCCGGTGGTGTTAGTGGTTTGGGAATTGTCCTGTTATATGTACTGGGAATTCCCGTAGGTTTAACTGTACTGGCCTTTAATATTCCTCTGTTAATTGCAGAGGGTAAAATAATGGGGGTCAAATATACGGTCAGGACCATTTTTGGTGCAATAATGTTTTCAGTATTAATTGAAGCTTTCACCTTCGTTCCTGATGTGACAGGCGATATATTCTTGTCGGCCATTTACGGTGGTCTTACAGTTGGACTGGGACTCGGAATAGTTTTCCGGAACCGGGGAACTACCGGTGGAACGGCCTTGGCTGCCCAGTTATTACAAAAGTTTACCGGTCTGACCATGGGTCAGGGTATAGTCGGCTTTGATATGGTAATCATCGCGACTTCAGCCATTTTCTTTGGTGCCGAAATAGCCCTGTACGCCTTAGTCAGTTTATTTGTTTCCAGTAAAGTTATCGATATGGTAGAGCAAGGTTTTGGACAGGAAAAAGCCGCATTTATCATTTCCAATAAATCAAAGGAAATTTCTGAGGAAATTTTACATCAGTTGGGCCGCGGTGTCACCAATATTACAGCCAAGGGTGGCTATACCGGTGAGGACCGGGAAGTATTGTTCGCCGTTGTGAGTAGAACTGAAATTTCCAAGATGAAATATCTGGTTTATTCCCAGGATGAAAACGCATTTTTAATTGTCACAAATGCTAGCGAAGTTATGGGAGAAGGGTTTAAAGCGGTGGATCCCGAAGAATTATAA
- the prfB gene encoding peptide chain release factor 2 (programmed frameshift): MGELKTRFQELTEQLNEMRASLDPDGMEKRLKELEKQMTEPGFWDDQDRAKKVTQERQELKEHLDEIKELDELKDEVSVMIELSEEDETDGTNMKEIKQALFQFEEQLSEIRLKNMLKDRYDENNAIISLHAGAGGTESQDWVEMLHRMYIRWMEHRGFNYETLDFLPGDEAGVKSVTMMVKGKYAFGYLKSEAGVHRLVRVSPFDSSGRRHTSFASMDVVPEIDDDIEIDIKDDDLKIDTYRASGAGGQHVNTTDSAVRITHHPTGIVVQCQNERSQHKNREVAMKILKAKLAAIEEEKRRQEQEAMRGDKKEIAWGSQIRSYVFHPYTMVKDHRTNLEEGNADAVLDGKLDHFIQEYLKQRMNDRMSQ, encoded by the exons ATGGGTGAATTAAAGACCAGATTTCAAGAGCTAACTGAACAATTAAACGAAATGAGGGCTTCACTT GACCCGGATGGGATGGAGAAGCGCTTAAAAGAACTTGAAAAGCAAATGACTGAACCCGGCTTTTGGGATGATCAAGACCGGGCCAAAAAGGTGACCCAGGAACGACAGGAACTTAAAGAACATTTAGATGAGATAAAGGAACTGGATGAACTCAAGGATGAAGTTTCTGTCATGATTGAGTTGTCTGAAGAAGACGAAACAGATGGAACTAATATGAAAGAAATAAAACAGGCCTTGTTTCAATTTGAAGAACAGTTATCAGAGATCAGGCTAAAAAATATGCTGAAAGACCGCTATGATGAAAATAATGCTATCATTAGCTTACATGCCGGTGCCGGTGGGACTGAAAGCCAGGATTGGGTGGAAATGTTGCACAGAATGTACATCCGCTGGATGGAGCACCGGGGCTTTAATTACGAGACCCTGGACTTTTTACCGGGAGATGAAGCCGGTGTAAAATCAGTAACCATGATGGTGAAAGGAAAGTATGCCTTTGGTTACTTAAAATCAGAAGCCGGAGTACACAGATTGGTTAGGGTGTCACCCTTTGATTCTTCCGGTAGAAGACATACTTCTTTCGCATCGATGGATGTGGTACCGGAAATTGATGATGATATAGAAATTGACATCAAGGATGATGACCTAAAGATTGACACATACCGGGCCAGCGGAGCCGGAGGACAGCATGTTAATACCACGGATTCCGCCGTTCGGATCACCCACCATCCTACAGGAATTGTGGTTCAATGTCAGAATGAAAGGTCTCAGCATAAAAACCGGGAAGTTGCCATGAAGATTTTGAAGGCAAAGCTGGCAGCCATTGAAGAGGAAAAACGCCGACAGGAACAAGAAGCCATGCGGGGGGATAAAAAAGAGATCGCCTGGGGTAGCCAGATTAGATCTTATGTTTTTCACCCCTATACCATGGTAAAAGATCATAGAACCAACCTGGAAGAAGGCAATGCCGATGCCGTCCTGGATGGAAAGTTGGATCATTTTATCCAGGAATATCTGAAGCAAAGAATGAATGACAGGATGTCCCAGTAA